The Toxoplasma gondii ME49 chromosome III, whole genome shotgun sequence genome includes a window with the following:
- a CDS encoding F-box domain-containing protein (encoded by transcript TGME49_299230): MDDDEKLDGGADSSSPACLPTAIVFHVASFLTPNDVCSMGATCRKWREVCCSDLQPLWREFVSKKFGRKYENYVTFTGDSDWRCLYLKISAFISNLRRGNAKVKYYPALLEPPLSDSYEGCLAMTTDCSRLLWENGRVLQCVDVEQGKELWRVSVSNRKSGASRPSVVVGKSKVFLHLEQQVHVYELSSGAFVSLLSIPPDTDASLAPLGCTETTGNNMPLDVSLRNMHFTFLTKRTLFVFHSESLQLLYKVQHRELTPLIDTVEGIDFCWAGNQCCAGPDGTECHECSANGLMLRPQCQQICRHIVTWLVKRSRSIKIWDIRDGSNVYCLRGHDAPVQKVRHVMNWRDLADYFLASLDTEGSVRIWGSHDKHFFCLHELKPDVSRGTVFRMSFSTTHLMTMSKEAAGGDVLITVWKFNQAPANALLRIAHRSLAKKAHAMASGENGTDKTNWNAPIMPRTRRWSKQTVDNTTDREHVGAATQHALPSSFSHFSQAHRDSRIEENGTSRSTRDSHIRCGLGPSLPAEADTDEAGRTENTEREGCRERVPRSGEGKTEEHLREKQCNFYRKRISSSCRDGGRHQTETQPSGGSAGRDTHNWLFECGTSANMPAHGERPARDSIAGTANKTFSSPGQI; encoded by the coding sequence ATGGATGATGATGAAAAATTAGACGGGGGGGCAGATTCGTCTTCCCCAGCGTGTCTGCCTACAGCCATTGTGTTTCACGTTGCCTCTTTTTTGACTCCGAACGACGTCTGCTCTATGGGGGCGACATGTCGCAAGTGGCGAGAGGTGTGCTGTTCAGACCTGCAGCCTCTATGGAGGGAATTTGTGAGTAAGAAGTTCGGTCGGAAGTACGAGAACTACGTCACCTTCACGGGTGACAGTGATTGGCGATGTTTGTATCTCAAAATTTCGGCATTCATTTCAAATTTGCGCAGAGGGAATGCGAAGGTCAAATACTACCCGGCTCTCCTTGAGCCTCCACTCTCTGACTCCTACGAAGGATGCTTAGCCATGACTACCGATTGCTCTCGCCTTTTGTGGGAGAACGGCAGAGTTCTTCAGTGTGTTGATGTTGAGCAAGGTAAGGAGCTGTGGCGAGTGTCGGTGTCGAATCGAAAAAGTGGTGCTTCCCGGCCGAGTGTCGTGGTGGGGAAGAGTAAGGTTTTCCTCCATCTGGAGCAACAGGTGCATGTCTACGAGCTCTCTAGTGgagccttcgtttctcttctctccattccACCAGACACAGACGCTTCTTTGGCCCCTCTTGGTTGCACCGAAACAACAGGGAATAACATGCCTCTGGACGTATCGCTCCGGAACATGCATTTCACCTTTTTGACGAAGCGGACGCTGTTTGTCTTCCACTCAGAAAGTCTCCAACTTCTCTACAAAGTCCAGCATCGCGAGCTGACGCCCCTCATCGACACAGTTGAGGGTATCGACTTTTGTTGGGCGGGCAACCAATGCTGCGCTGGTCCAGACGGCACAGAGTGCCACGAGTGCTCGGCAAACGGTTTAATGCTGCGGCCACAGTGTCAGCAAATCTGCAGACACATTGTCACCTGGTTGGTTAAGAGGAGTCGGTCGATAAAAATCTGGGACATACGTGACGGATCGAATGTGTATTGCTTGCGCGGACACGACGCGCCGGTCCAGAAGGTTCGCCACGTGATGAACTGGAGAGACCTCGCCGATTACTTCTTAGCTTCTCTCGACACTGAGGGAAGCGTGAGAATCTGGGGCTCGCATGACAAACactttttctgtttgcatGAACTGAAACCCGACGTCTCACGAGGCACCGTGTTCCGCATGTCGTTCTCGACGACGCATCTCATGACAATGTCTAAGGAGGCGGCTGGCGGAGACGTCCTGATCACCGTCTGGAAATTCAACCAGGCACCCGCAAATGCCTTGTTGCGGATAGCTCATCGTTCGCTCGCGAAAAAAGCACATGCAATGGCATCAGGAGAAAACGGGACCGACAAAACCAATTGGAATGCACCGATCATGCCTAGAACCCGGCGATGGAGCAAACAAACGGTAGATAACACTACAGACAGAGAACATGTGGGCGCTGCAACCCAGCACGCCTTGCCTTCGTCGTTTTCGCATTTCTCCCAGGCACACAGAGATTCACGCATTGAAGAAAACGGAACATCGAGGTCTACCCGTGACTCTCACATTCGCTGTGGTCTTGGTCCCAGTTTGCcggcagaagcagacacCGATGAAGCCGGAAGAACCGAAAatacagaaagagaaggctgTCGAGAACGGGTCCCACggagtggagaaggaaaaacagaggaacaCCTTCGCGAAAAACAGTGCAATTTCTACAGAAAACgcatttcctcttcttgccgAGATGGGGGTCGGCATCAGACCGAAACGCAACCATCCGGAGGGTCGGCGGGACGCGATACTCACAATTGGCTCTTCGAGTGTGGCACATCTGCAAACATGCCAGCACACGGAGAGAGACCAGCACGTGATTCAATAGCGGGTACGGCAAATAAAACTTTTTCCTCACCTGGACAGATCTGA